In a genomic window of Roseiflexus castenholzii DSM 13941:
- a CDS encoding RCC1 domain-containing protein, producing the protein MNHRTILRWLLVVSVVGGILWSAQTGHTAPTPTTTEPPSTTTEPPSTTTEPPSTATRLHTSSFSPLQGVTAIAAGGAHTCALTSSGGVMCWGRNGFGQLGDGTTTDRSTPVAVSGLTSGVTAIAAGYAHTCALMSSGGVMCWGDNWSGQLGDGTTTDRSTPVAVSGLASGVTAIAAGDDHTCARTSSGGVMCWGDNWSGQLGDGTTTDRSTPVAVSGLGSGVTAIAAGGSHTCALMSSGGVWCWGDNWSGQLGDGTTTDRSTPVAVSGLASGVTAIAAGGFHTCARTSSGGVMCWGANWSGQLGDGTTTARSTPVAVSGLASGVTAIAAGDSHTCALTSSGGVWCWGYNFFGQLGDGTTTDRSTPVAVSGLGSGVTAIAAGDFHTCALMSSGGVRCWGRNKDGQLGDGTTTTRSTPVAVSGLVSGVTAIAAGDDHTCARTSSGGVMCWGDNWSGQLGDGTTTDRSTPVAVSGLGSGVTAIAAGGSHTCALMSSGGVWCWGRNSSGQLGDGTTTDRGTPVAVSGLPSEVTAIASGGVHTCALTSSGGVMCWGANWSGQLGDGTTTARSTPVAVSGLPSGVMAIAAGDLHTCALTSSGGVWCWGANSSGQLGDGTTTARSTPVAVSGLPSGVTAIAAGSFHTCALTSSGGVWCWGANWSGQLGDGSYTDSSTPVAVSGLPSGVTAIAAGRFHTCARTGSGGVWCWASNRYGQLGDGSYTDSSTPVAVSGLVSGVTAIAAGVVHTCARTSSGGVMCWGANSSGQLGDGRLLYRTTPVDVVVVTLPKVYLPLVIKG; encoded by the coding sequence ATGAACCACCGAACCATACTGCGCTGGTTGCTGGTCGTGTCGGTCGTGGGGGGGATCCTGTGGAGCGCGCAGACCGGTCACACCGCACCAACGCCAACGACCACGGAACCGCCATCAACAACCACGGAACCGCCATCAACAACCACGGAACCGCCATCAACAGCCACACGTCTGCATACATCGTCCTTCTCTCCGTTGCAGGGCGTCACGGCCATTGCCGCGGGTGGCGCGCACACCTGTGCGCTGACGAGCAGCGGCGGGGTGATGTGCTGGGGCCGCAACGGGTTTGGGCAACTGGGCGACGGGACGACGACCGACCGCAGCACGCCGGTGGCGGTGAGCGGGCTGACGAGCGGGGTGACGGCGATTGCAGCGGGTTATGCGCACACCTGTGCGCTGATGAGCAGCGGCGGGGTGATGTGCTGGGGCGACAACTGGTCTGGGCAACTGGGCGACGGGACGACGACCGACCGCAGCACGCCGGTGGCGGTGAGCGGGCTGGCGAGCGGGGTGACGGCGATTGCGGCGGGTGATGATCACACCTGTGCGCGGACGAGCAGCGGCGGGGTGATGTGCTGGGGCGACAACTGGTCTGGGCAACTGGGCGACGGGACGACGACCGACCGCAGCACGCCGGTGGCGGTGAGCGGGCTGGGGAGCGGGGTGACGGCGATTGCGGCGGGTGGCTCTCACACCTGTGCATTGATGAGCAGCGGCGGGGTGTGGTGCTGGGGCGACAACTGGTCTGGGCAACTGGGCGACGGGACGACGACCGACCGCAGCACGCCGGTGGCGGTGAGCGGGCTGGCGAGCGGGGTGACGGCGATTGCGGCGGGTGGCTTTCACACCTGTGCGCGGACGAGCAGCGGCGGGGTGATGTGCTGGGGCGCCAACTGGTCTGGGCAACTGGGCGACGGGACGACGACCGCCCGCAGCACGCCGGTGGCGGTCAGCGGGCTGGCGAGCGGGGTGACGGCCATTGCAGCGGGTGACTCTCACACCTGTGCGCTGACGAGCAGCGGCGGGGTGTGGTGCTGGGGTTACAACTTCTTCGGGCAACTGGGCGACGGGACGACGACCGACCGCAGCACGCCGGTGGCGGTGAGCGGGCTGGGGAGCGGGGTGACGGCCATTGCGGCGGGTGACTTTCACACCTGTGCATTGATGAGCAGCGGCGGAGTGAGGTGCTGGGGTCGCAACAAGGACGGGCAACTGGGCGACGGGACGACGACCACCCGCAGCACGCCGGTGGCGGTCAGCGGGCTGGTGAGCGGGGTGACGGCGATTGCAGCGGGTGATGATCACACCTGTGCGCGGACGAGCAGCGGCGGGGTGATGTGCTGGGGCGACAACTGGTCTGGGCAACTGGGCGACGGGACGACGACCGACCGCAGCACGCCGGTGGCGGTGAGCGGGCTGGGGAGCGGGGTGACGGCGATTGCGGCGGGTGGCTCTCACACCTGTGCATTGATGAGCAGCGGCGGGGTGTGGTGCTGGGGCCGCAACTCCTCTGGGCAACTGGGCGACGGGACGACGACCGACCGCGGCACGCCGGTGGCGGTGAGCGGGCTGCCGAGCGAGGTGACGGCCATTGCATCGGGTGGGGTTCACACCTGTGCGCTGACCAGCAGCGGCGGGGTGATGTGCTGGGGCGCCAACTGGTCTGGGCAACTGGGCGACGGGACGACGACCGCCCGCAGCACGCCGGTGGCGGTCAGCGGGCTACCGAGCGGGGTGATGGCCATTGCAGCGGGTGACTTGCACACCTGTGCGCTGACCAGCAGCGGCGGGGTGTGGTGCTGGGGCGCCAACTCCTCTGGGCAACTGGGCGACGGGACGACGACCGCCCGCAGCACGCCGGTGGCGGTGAGCGGGCTGCCGAGCGGGGTGACGGCCATTGCAGCGGGTAGCTTTCACACCTGTGCGCTGACCAGCAGCGGCGGGGTGTGGTGCTGGGGTGCCAACTGGTCTGGGCAACTGGGCGACGGCTCGTACACCGATAGCAGCACGCCGGTGGCGGTCAGCGGGCTGCCGAGCGGAGTGACGGCCATTGCAGCGGGTCGCTTTCACACCTGTGCGCGGACCGGCAGCGGCGGGGTGTGGTGCTGGGCTTCCAACAGGTATGGGCAACTGGGCGACGGCTCGTACACCGATAGCAGCACGCCGGTGGCGGTCAGCGGGCTGGTGAGCGGGGTGACGGCCATTGCAGCGGGTGTGGTTCACACCTGTGCGCGGACGAGCAGCGGCGGGGTGATGTGCTGGGGCGCCAACTCCTCTGGGCAACTGGGTGACGGCAGACTGCTGTATCGCACCACGCCGGTGGATGTGGTGGTGGTGACTCTGCCGAAGGTCTACCTGCCCCTGGTTATCAAAGGGTAA